The window GTGGTAGATCGTGGTGACACCGAACTGCCACCTCGCGAGTTCAAGGGCTTCCATACCCGCCTCTCCAAGTACCGACCGCCGGTAGTACTACAAATCGTAGTTCTACAGCGTGTCGTAGTTCCAGCGGGTCCCGCGGAAAACGGTGTTCCGTGCGTCTCGCTGGTAGGTGTGCGGGCTCTCCGGGGCGCGTCGGGGAGGGCTGTCGACGGACCTCCACCGCCGTCACCTGCGGGGAAGCCGCCCGGGAGGGAGGGGCGAGGCCGCGAGACGAGCCGTCGTGTGCGTTCGGACACACGCGCTCCGGGGCGCCTGGCGCTCCGGGCGGGGCCGGGCGCGGACGGTCGCGGGCGGGACCGGCTCGGTCCACGCGACGGCCGGGCGCGAAAGGTTCCGGACACGGCGACGGCGGCCCACTCGCGGGTGGGCCGCCGTCGCCGTGTCCGGGGAAGCGGGGTCAGTCGCCGGAGGCGCCGTCCCGGCGCTGGTCGATCATGCCCTCCATCAGGTCGATCTCCTTGAGCTGGGAGTCGGCCATCCCCTGCGCGAAGTCGGTGACCAGGTCCTCCTGGCCCAGCTCCACCTCCGCCTCGGCCATCTCGATGCCGCCCTTGTGGTGGGCGATCATCAGCTCAAGGAAGAGGAGTTCGGCCTCCTCGCCCGTGGCCTCCTCCAGGGAGACCATCTCCTCCGAGGAGGCCAGGCCCGGCATCGTGTCGGGGACCTCGCCGCCCCCGCCGCCGTGGTCGTGGCCCTCCATCCAGGCCATCGGCTCCCGCACGCCGCGCGCGTTGAGGTCCCAGGCCATCAGCCACCCCTGCATGATCCCGATCTGGGCCTGCTGGGTGCGGGCGATGTCGGTGGCCACCGTGCGCAGCTCGGGATCCTCGGTCCTCTCCAGGATGAGCATCGACATGTCCACGGCCTGGGCGTGGTGCGCGCTCATGTCGCGCAGGAACCCGGCGTCGGCGCCGGTGTCCAGCGGGTAGGACGGGCGTCCCAGCAGGTAACCCCCGCCCAGGGCCAGTACGACGAGGATCACAGTGATCCACATCGGTACCGAGCGCCAGGACACCCGCGACGGGGTCTCCTCGTCCGCCGCCCCGTCCTCCCACGGGGGCCCGTCGTCGTCCGGGACATCGCCGACGTGGTCGGCGGTCCCGGCCGCGGGACCGTTTTTCTGTTCCATAGGAACCATCCTGGTCGAATCGCCCAACTCTGGTGCCAAAGTAGAGGATAGGTAAGTCCCTAATGTCACCATCCATCCCAGGAGACCCAGTGGCCAAGAAGAAGACGGCGGAGGAGCGTCGCCGCCGCGCCGCCGAGCTGAAGGCGCAACGCCTCAAAGAGGAACGCCGCCGCAAAATCCTTACCACCACCGGTATCACGACCGCTGTGGTCCTGGTCGTGGGTTTGATCGGTTTCCTCGTCTTCATGGAGTTCCGCAGCCGCACGATCTCGGGGGTGGAGGAGTACGAGGTCGGCTCCTACGTCCACGTGGACACCGGGCAGCGCGTGAACTACGAGCAGTCCCCGCCCGTGGGCGGCGACCACTGGAACGCCTGGCAGAACTGCGGCGTCTACACCGAGCCGGTGACCCACGAGTTCGCGGTGCACTCCCTGGAGCACGGCGCGGTGTGGATCAACTACCGGCCCGACCTGCCCGAGGACCAGGTCCAGACGCTGACCGACATGTACAGCTCCGGCGACTACCTGGTGATCAGCCCCTACGCGGGTGAGCTGGACGCGCCGATCGTCGCCTCCAGCTGGGGACGCCAGATCACCGCCGAGAGCGCCGACGACGAGAACCTCCAGCGCTTCGTGCGGCTGTACGAGCGCGGCACCGACGTTCCCGAGCCGGGCGCCGCCTGCTCCGGCGGCGTGGCGGAGAACGCCGAGGAGGTCGACGCCATGCTCGGCAGCGGCGCCGGCGTGGACGCCGAGACCATGGAGGGCCCCGAGGGCGGCGACGCCGGAGCCGAGGAGGGCACCGGGGACGAGGCGTCCGACGCCCCCTCCGACGCCGCCGAGGACGAGCCGTCCGCGGAGGAGTCGGCCGGGGCGGAGAACTGACGGGACTTTCCGCCGTCACCGTGACCCCGTGATGACCGACGTGGGGCCGTCAGCGTCCGCTGGCGGCCCCACGCGCGTGTCGGCCACAGGTCGTACGGGTCGTCCACAGGCCGCGCGGGCCGCTGGTGGGCGGGCTTGGCGGGGTAAAGAGGCCGCGCCTTCGCCCGCCTCGGTGTGCCCGCGCACCGGGCCCCGTCGTCAGCGCACGCGCCCGTCCCGCCCGGCCGGGAACGCCGCCGCGCCGCGGCCGTGCCGGTGTCCGTCGGGAGGGCCCGCCGGGGACTCCCGCGCCACCGCGCCGGTCGCTCCGAGCGCGGGCGCGGACACAACCCTCTCGACGGGAGAACGCTCCCGGCCCCTCATCACGGGTGCCGGGTCACAGCTCCCCTTCGGGAAGCGCGGGGACGTGTTCGACGATCAGGTCGCTGACCGTGGACAGCGCGGCGGCGGGGACGCCGTGGGCGGCCGGGATCGACAGCTCCACGTACGCTTCGTGGCCGATCGCCGTGTACATGGTGGGGGCGTCCTCCGGCTGCGGCAGCCACGGAACACCGTTGACCTCCTGTAGGTAGGAGGTGCTGGTCAGCGTCACCGGGCGCTCCACCCCGCAGCGCAGTCCGATGGGCGGGTCGCCCCAGGCCGCCGTGAGCTCCGAGTCGGGCCGCACCTGTGCCCGCTCCGCCCCCAGCAGGGTGTCGGGGAGCGCCGCGACGAGGTCGGCGCAGACCTCGGCGGTCGCCGCGTCCGCCTCGGGCGGCTGCATCCGCACCGTCTGCGCGCCGCAGCCCGTCGCCACCAGGGCCAGGGCCGCGACCACACCGGCGCACGCGAACCGACTCAGCACAGCAGACCCCGCTCCGGACGACGCGATGCGTCAGATGTTGACGATGGGACAGGTGAGAGTCCGGGCGATGCCGTCCAACCGCTGGATCCGGGCCACCACGAGGGTGCCCAGGGAGTCGATGTCTTCGGCGCTGGCCTGGACGATGACATCGTAGGGCCCGGTCACGTCGTGGGCCTTCTCGACCCCCTCGATGCCCCGGATGCGCCCCGCCACCTCGGCTGCCTGACCGACCTCGGTCTGGATCAGGATGTATGCCTGCACCATGAGTACTCCTTCGTGTCGCCGGTCGGAGCGGCGAGTGGTTCACGGCCGAGCCAGGGTGCGGCCGATGACGGACGGATGACAAGCGTGGGTCCGGACCACCGCGCCGGAGCGTCACCGTACCCTGATCCCTGTGCGGAACACCATTGGGGGTCTTGGTGAGTTCGCTCTGATCGCACGCGTGACGAGCCAATTCCCCACCACGGACGATGTAATCCTCGGACCAGGGGACGACGCGGCCGTCGTCGCGTCCCCCGACGGCCGGACGGTCGCGACCACCGACCTGCTGGTCGAGGGCCGCCACTTCCGGCGCGAGTGGTCCACCGCCCGTGACGTGGGGCACCGGGCCGTCGCGCAGAACTTCGCCGACGTCGCCGCGATGGGCGCCCGCCCCACCGGCCTGCTCATCGGCTTCGCCGCGCCCGCCGACCTCCCGGTGCCCTGGGCGGAGGAGTTCACCGCCGGGGTCCGCGACGAGTGCGCGGTCGCGGGCGGCGCCGTCGTGGGCGGGGACATGGTCGGCTCGGACACCCTCACCATCGCGGTCACCGCGCTCGGCGACCTCCAAGGGCGGGCGCCTGTCCGCCGCGACGGCGCCCGCCCCGGCGACGTGGTCGCCTACACCGGCCACCTGGGGCTGTCGGCCGCCGGGCTCGCCCTGCTGGAACAGGGGATCGACGGCCCGGCCGAGTGCCTGTCCGAGCACCGCAGGCCCAGCCCGCCCTACGCCCGCGGGGCGGAGGCGGCCCGGCTCGGGGCCACGGCCATGCTCGACGTCAGCGACGGCCTCGCCCAGGACCTCGGGCACGTCTGCCGGGCCAGCGGGGTGCGCATCGACCTGGAGGGGGAGGCGCTGCGCCCCGAGCCCGCGCTCGTCGAGGCGGTCCGCGTCCTGGGGGCCGGAGCCGACACGGCCGAGCGGGCCGCGCGGGACCTCATGGTCGCCGGGGGCGAGGACCACGCCCTCGCCGCCGTGTTCCCGCCGCACACCGTTCTGCCCGCCCACTGGTCCAGAGTGGGAACCGTCGCGCGAACAACAGGTGAAAACGCTGAGGAAAACACAATTCCGGTCACGGTCGACGGGCGGGTTCCACCTCGCGGAGGATGGGATCATTTCCGGCGCTGAGGTGCCCGATGGGATTTGTCCTGTTTAACTCTCGCGCTAGGCTTTGCGAACGCGGCCTTTCCGGGCGCGGCACCCGCCCTGCGGGAAGCGGCGGCCCCAGGAAGTCCCCGGGAGCGACCGACGGTCGGAGCAGGAAGCCACGGCTTCGCCGGTGTCCCCCGCACCGGACGGGGCACACACGGCGGAGGGCGACGGGGGAGGGACCGGAAACCGGCGGCTCTCGGCGGAGGGCGCTGGCAACGTCGAGGGGCGGTTTATGGGGCGGCATGGCTGGCGGAACGGCAACCGCCGGGGTGTGCACCGCAGCGAGCCGGAGGACGTCGGCGTGCTGCGGCGGCTCGGCGGCCTCATCGAGAGCACGGTCCCCAAACGCGTCGAACCCCCGCGGCTGCTCAACGTGCTCGTCGTCTCCGGCGTGATCCTCGGCCTGCTCCTGTTCGGGTACAGCACCACCCAGATCTACCTCCAGTTCGGCGGCACCCCGGGCGCGACCGAGGCCCCCGGAACCCAGGACGGGGTCCAGCCCACGCACGACGCCTCGCCGGGGACCGACACCGAGGAGCCCGCGGCCCAGGGCGAGGGGGAGCAGGGGCCGCAGACCCAGGCGGGTTCGGAGCCGACCACGGTCGTCTACCGCGTCACGGAGTCCACGGCGGTCGGTTTCAGCGGCCACGTCACCGTCACCAACACCTCGCACGCCAGCCTGGACGGCTGGGAGCTGGCCCTGGCCTTCGACTCCGCGGAGATCACGCACGTCAACGGCGCGGACTGGGCGGAGATCGAGAACGGCATCCTGGCCCGCCAGCCCGCCGACCAGAACAGCCTGGAGCCGGGCGACTCGGTGGCGCTCACCTTCGAGGCGGTCGGCGTGCCGCAGAGCCCGATCCGCTGCTCCCTCAACGGGCACGTCTGCGAGCTGTGAACCGGGGGAAGCGGGGACGCGGGCCGTCTCCGGGTCCGCCGGGCCCCGCCGGGATGCCGGGGCGGACCCGGCCTCCGACAGGTCCCCGACAAAGGGCGAAGGCCTCCGACCGAGAGGGTCAGAGGCCTTCATGGAAGGTCCGGAGGGCTGGGAACCCTAGCGGGTCACCTTGCCGGCCTTGATGCACGAGGTGCAGGCGTTCACGCGCTTGGGCGTGCCGCCCACACGGGTGCGGACGGTCTGGATGTTGGGGTTCCAGCGGCGGCGGGTGCGACGGTGCGAGTGGGAAACACTGTTACCGAACCCTGGTCCCTTGCCGCAGACGTCGCAGACAGAAGCCACGGTAACTCCATTCAAGCGCTCGGGATCGCGCACGTCGCCGCACGCGAAGGTTCATCCGACCGGGAGAGGTCGGGCGGACTGGTCGGCGGTGACGCCAACCGTGGAAGGTTACACGAAGGACATGGCCAGGCGCGCAGCGCGGGCCGACGACCGGTGTCCGTACGCGTGATGGCGGGCCGCACCGTGGTCGAGAACGACCGGGGCGAGCGCCGGGAGCATCGAATACGCCACGCGGGCATGGCGGGAACGCGATGAACTTCCACGAGTATATCCCGGTTGGGAGGGGCGGGAACCGCGGGCGGGGAACCGCCGCCGGAATCCGGAGAGCCCGCCCTCCCGAGACGCGCCCGCACAGCCGAGGGGCGTCCGCCGGAGCCGGGGCGCCCGCCCTCCGGTGGGACGCCCTCCAGGACCGGCGATGCCGCTGGAACCCTCCGGCCCGGGGGTCCCCGGGTTCCAGCGGGCCGACCGGGGCGGTGGGAAGGCACACGAGCGTCGCACCGGAGGACTACCGTGGCGGTGACCGGCGATCCGAGACGGGAAGCACACGTGAGCACCTGGGACGAACCGCTGAGCAGGGGGCCCCTCAGGGGCAAGACGGCCAAGGCCCTCGCCGAGAAGCTCGACCTGCACACCCTCGGCGACCTGCTGCGCTACTACCCGCGCCGCTACGACCGGCGCGGCGACCTGACCGATCTCGCGGCACTGCGCGAGGGCGAGGAGGTCACCGTGCAGGCCCGCGTCCTGGACGCCAAGCGGCGCACCGTGCCCGCGCGGCAGGGACGACGCCGCATGGACATGATGGAGGCCACCGTCACCGACGGCACCGGGCGCCTGCACCTGACCTTCTTCAACCGGGGCTCCTACCACCAGGGGGCCCTCGTCCCCGGGCGCCTGGCAATGTTCTCCGGCCGGGTCTCCACCTTCAAGGGCCGCCGCCAGCTCGACCACCCCCAGTACGAACTCCTCGACGAGGACGGCCACGAGGGCGAGCGGGCCCGGGCCTACGCAGAGGAGCTCATCCCCGTCTACCCGGCGGTCAAGGGCCTGGACTCCACCACCATCGCCCGCACCGTCGACATCGTCCTCGCCGACGTGGACAGCCTGCCCGACCCGCTGCCCCCCGAACTGCGCGAACGGCGCGGGCTCCTCGGCGTCGCCGACGCCCTGCGCCGGATCCACCGCCCCGCCGAGTGGTCCGACGTCGGCGCCGCCCGCCGCCGGTTGAAGTGGGACGAGGCCTTCGTCCTCCAGCTCGCGCTCGCCCAGCGGCGCCACCGCGCGGAGGACCTGCCGGCCAAGCCCCGGCCCGGCGCGGTCGGCGGTCTCCTGGACGCCTTCGACGCCCAGCTGCCCTTCACGCTCACCGAGGGCCAGCGGGAGGTCGGCGAACGCCTCGCCGAGCGGCTCGACGCCGCCCACCCCATGCACTGCCTGCTCCAGGGCGACGTCGGCGCGGGCAAGACCCTGGTCGCGCTGCGGGCCATGCTCCGGGTCGTGGACTCCGGCGGCCAGGCCGTCATGCTCGCGCCCACCGAGGTCCTGGCCCAGCAGCACCACCGGTCCATCAGCGCCATGCTCGGCGCGCTCGGCCGCGCCGGACAGATCGACGGCGCGGAGAACGCCACGCGGGTGGCGCTGCTCACCGGTTCCATGAACGCCGCCGCCCGCAGGGAGGCCCTGCTCGACGCGGCGTCCGGCGCCGCGGGGATCGTCGTGGGCACCCACGCCCTGCTCCAGGAGCACGTGTCCTTCGCCGACCTGGGGCTGGTGGTGGTCGACGAGCAGCACCGGTTCGGCGTGGAGCAGCGCGACGCCCTGCGGGAGAAGGCCGTGGACGGGCGCCCCCACGTGCTGGTCATGACGGCCACGCCCATCCCGCGCACCGTCGCGATGACCGTCTACGGCGACCTCGACGTGGTCGCGCTCACCCAGCTGCCCACCGGTCGCGCGCCCGTGTCCACGCACGTGGTGCCCGCGAGCGAGAAGCCGCACTTCCTGGCCAGGGCCTGGGAGCGCATCCGGGAGGAGGCGGGCGGCGGGCACCAGGCCTTCGTGGTCTGCCCGCGGATCGGCGACGACGCCAAGGAGGAGGCGGAGGAGGAGGTCGGCGCGGGCGACGGCGAGGAGGCCGCGGGCGCCCGGCCGCCCCTGGCGGTGCTCGACGTGGCGGCGCGGCTGCGGGAGGGGCCGCTCTCCGAACTGCGCGTGGAGGTCCTGCACGGCCGGATGGCGCCCGACGACAAGGACGCGGTGATGCGCCGGTTCTCGGCCGGGGACACCGACGCCGTCGTCTCCACCACCGTCATCGAGGTGGGCGTAGACGTGCCCAACGCCACAGTGATGGTCATCATGGACGCGGACCGCTTCGGCGTCTCGCAGCTGCACCAGCTGCGCGGCCGGGTCGGCCGGGGCCAACTGCCGGGGCTGTGCCTGCTGGTCACCGACGCCGAGGAGGGTTCCCCGGCGCGTGAACGGCTGGCCGCGGTGGCCGCGACCACCGACGGCTTCGAACTCTCCCGGGTGGACCTGGAGATGCGCCGCGAGGGCGACGTGCTGGGCGACTCGCAGTCCGGAGCCCGGTCCAGCCTGCGGATGCTCACCCTGCTCAAGGACGAGGAGCTCATCGGGGAGGCGCGCGAGGAGGCCACGGCCTACGTGGCGGCCGATCCCGGGCTGACCGGGCACCCGCCGCTGGCCCAGGCGCTGGAGACGCTGCTGCCCGAGGAACGTGCGGAGTACCTGGACAAGGCCTGAGCGGCCGGGGCGCCCGGTCGTCCACGGGCCGCGGCGTCGTCCACAGGCCGTGGTCGGACCTGGTGCGGCCCGCGCGCCGGGGCCTGACGTGGAAAGCGGGGGGTCCCCGGGCCGCCGGCCTCGTGCTGCCCGCGTACCGGGGCGCCCGCGCACCCCGGCCGCTACCGTGGGGGCATGACCCGCATCATCGCCGGTACGGCCGGTGGACGGCGCATCTCCGTCCCCGAGGGCCGTAACACCCGCCCCACCAGCGACCGGGCCCGCGAGGCGCTGTTCTCCTCCGTGCAGTCCGACCTCGGCTCCCTCGACGGCGCCCGGGTGATGGACCTGTACGCGGGCTCGGGGGCCATCGGCCTGGAGGCCCTGTCCCGGGGCGCCGCGCACGCGCTGCTGGTGGAGGCCGACCGCCGGGCGGCCCAGGTGCTGCGGGACAACATCCAGACGCTCGGGCTCCCCGGGGCGCGCCTGGTCGCCGACCGCGTGGAACGGGTGGTCGGCGCGGACAACACCGGCGACCCCTACGACGTCGTCGTCGCCGACCCGCCCTACGCCGTCACCGACGCCGAGGTCGCCGGGGTGCTGGCCGACCTGGTCGGCCGCGGCTGGCTGGCCGAGGACGCCGTGGTCGTCGTCGAACGCTCCAAGCGCGGTGCCGAACCCTCCTGGCCCGAGGGCCTGGAACGCGACCGCAGCCGGGGGTACGGGGAGGCGGTTCTCTGGTACGCCCGCCCGTCGCCCACCACCACCCTCACCTGACGCCTGCGGCGCGGTACTTCCGTGCCCGTCGCCCACCACCACCCTCACCTGACGCCTGCGGCGCGGTACTTCCGTGCCCGTCGCCCACCACCACCCTCACCTGACACCCGCACCACACCCGTCCCAGCCCCGCGCGCTGGGCCTCCCGCCCCGTACGCCTCGCCCCCAGCCCCGGCGCGCCTCCCGGGCGACGGAGGGAAGCGGGGTTAGAACACGGCCAGGAGGAGGACGCCGGTTCGGGAGGGGGAGGCCCGGTTCGGCCGTCATGGCCGGCGGTGCGCCCAAAGCGCGCACACGTCCCGACCACGGGCGGAGACGACCGCTAAGCGGGTGTTGCCCGTATCCGCGCGGGGACCAACCCCTACCATCGCGGTACCCGAACGTCGTTCGTTGCTGAAAGGGGCGATCCACCGTGCGCCGTGTCGTCTGCCCGGGTTCCTTCGACCCGGTGACCTACGGTCATATCGACATCATCGGCCGGGCGGCCAAACAGTACGACGAGGTCGTCGCCGCCGTGCTCAACAACGTCAACAAGCGCGGCCTGTTCACGGTCCCGGAGAAGCTCGACATGCTCCGGGAGGGCGCCTCCGGGTTCGACAACGTCCGGGTCAGCGAGTTCGACGGCCTCCTCGTCGACTTCTGCCGGTCGAATGGCATCGAGACCATCGTCCGCAGCCTGCGCTCGGTCAGCGACTTCGACTACGAGCTCCAGATCGCCCAGATGAACTACCAGCTCTCCGGCGTGGAGACCGTGTTCATGACGGCGAACCCGCAGTACTCCTTCCTGTCCTCCAGCCTCGTGCGCGAGATCGCCCAGCACCGCGGGGACGTCTCCAGCCTGGTCACCCCCTACGTCCAGGAGCGCCTGCGCGAGAAGTACGAGCAGAAGAGGTCCGAGGGCCTCTGATCCGGGGCCTCCGGGCGCTCGGCTCCGCCGTCCTCCCCGCCACCGGGCCGGGGGCTGATTTGGGCGGCAGGGTACATGCTGGGTACAATCTCGGTTTGACCATGGGTACCGTCGGTTCTCGGCGTGCCCCGACACCGGCCGTGCCCGTCGCACGCGACGCCTCCCGCGCGTCCGGTGCTGCGCCCGCAATCCTCGTGAAAGCCCGATGACCCTGTCTCGCCTAGATCCTCGTGACCCGTTCGTGGTCGACACCCGCCAGCTGGGCCGCCAGCCGGGGTCGATGCGGACCGTCAACCGCATCGTGACCGTCCCCGAGGCGTTCGCCACGGCGATGGCGGCCGTGCCCGAGGGCAGCGAGGTCGAGTTGGACCTGCGCCTGGAGGCGGTGATGGAGGGAGTCCTCGTCACCGGCACCGCCCGCGGCCAGCTCACCGCGGAGTGCTCGCGTTGTCTGGACCCGATCTCGGAGGGCGTCGAGGCCGGATTCCAGGAGCTGTACCGGTACTCCGCCGACGACGAGGCGGCGGTGACGGGCGAGGACGCGGACGACGAGGATGAGGACTACTATCTGGAGGGCGATCTCCTCGACCTCGGACCCGTGGTCCGAGACGCCGTCGTGCTCGCGCTCCCGCTCACGCCGTTGTGCGGTCCGGACTGCCCCGGCCTGTGCTCCGAGTGCGGTGCCAAAATCGCCGAGGCCGGGCCCGACCACGGCCACGGCGACAACATCGACCCGCGTTGGGAGGCGCTCCGCGAGATCGCGGACGACCCCGGCGAACGATGAGCTCGTGCACCGATCGCGGACGGCCGCCCCCGGGCGCGCCCCCGCCGACCGGGGCACACCTTCCCCGCCACAGTGCGCGGGGTGACCGAGAGAAGCGACCTCCCGCGACCGCGCGGGGGTGACCCAGGAGGATTGAAGTGGCCGTCCCGAAGCGGAAGATGTCGCGGAGCAACACCCGGACCCGCCGTTCCCAGTGGAAGGCGTCGCGCCCGGTGCTGGTCAACTGCCCGCGCTGCCGCGACCCCAAGCAGCCCCACATCGCGTGCCCGACCTGCGGCACCTACAACAACCGCCAGGTCACCAACCCGGCCTAGGCGCGCCGTGGATCACATCGCTGGTCCTGCGCACCGCAGCCGAACGCGTCCGGCGGATGACGGGTCCGGGTCCTCGTACCCGGTTCCCCAGCCATCTCGGGGCGGATCCCGCACAGGGGTCCGCCCCGAAGTGCTG is drawn from Nocardiopsis dassonvillei subsp. dassonvillei DSM 43111 and contains these coding sequences:
- a CDS encoding Lrp/AsnC family transcriptional regulator gives rise to the protein MVQAYILIQTEVGQAAEVAGRIRGIEGVEKAHDVTGPYDVIVQASAEDIDSLGTLVVARIQRLDGIARTLTCPIVNI
- the rpmB gene encoding 50S ribosomal protein L28, translated to MASVCDVCGKGPGFGNSVSHSHRRTRRRWNPNIQTVRTRVGGTPKRVNACTSCIKAGKVTR
- the recG gene encoding ATP-dependent DNA helicase RecG, which encodes MSTWDEPLSRGPLRGKTAKALAEKLDLHTLGDLLRYYPRRYDRRGDLTDLAALREGEEVTVQARVLDAKRRTVPARQGRRRMDMMEATVTDGTGRLHLTFFNRGSYHQGALVPGRLAMFSGRVSTFKGRRQLDHPQYELLDEDGHEGERARAYAEELIPVYPAVKGLDSTTIARTVDIVLADVDSLPDPLPPELRERRGLLGVADALRRIHRPAEWSDVGAARRRLKWDEAFVLQLALAQRRHRAEDLPAKPRPGAVGGLLDAFDAQLPFTLTEGQREVGERLAERLDAAHPMHCLLQGDVGAGKTLVALRAMLRVVDSGGQAVMLAPTEVLAQQHHRSISAMLGALGRAGQIDGAENATRVALLTGSMNAAARREALLDAASGAAGIVVGTHALLQEHVSFADLGLVVVDEQHRFGVEQRDALREKAVDGRPHVLVMTATPIPRTVAMTVYGDLDVVALTQLPTGRAPVSTHVVPASEKPHFLARAWERIREEAGGGHQAFVVCPRIGDDAKEEAEEEVGAGDGEEAAGARPPLAVLDVAARLREGPLSELRVEVLHGRMAPDDKDAVMRRFSAGDTDAVVSTTVIEVGVDVPNATVMVIMDADRFGVSQLHQLRGRVGRGQLPGLCLLVTDAEEGSPARERLAAVAATTDGFELSRVDLEMRREGDVLGDSQSGARSSLRMLTLLKDEELIGEAREEATAYVAADPGLTGHPPLAQALETLLPEERAEYLDKA
- a CDS encoding cellulose binding domain-containing protein, whose product is MGRHGWRNGNRRGVHRSEPEDVGVLRRLGGLIESTVPKRVEPPRLLNVLVVSGVILGLLLFGYSTTQIYLQFGGTPGATEAPGTQDGVQPTHDASPGTDTEEPAAQGEGEQGPQTQAGSEPTTVVYRVTESTAVGFSGHVTVTNTSHASLDGWELALAFDSAEITHVNGADWAEIENGILARQPADQNSLEPGDSVALTFEAVGVPQSPIRCSLNGHVCEL
- a CDS encoding DUF305 domain-containing protein translates to MEQKNGPAAGTADHVGDVPDDDGPPWEDGAADEETPSRVSWRSVPMWITVILVVLALGGGYLLGRPSYPLDTGADAGFLRDMSAHHAQAVDMSMLILERTEDPELRTVATDIARTQQAQIGIMQGWLMAWDLNARGVREPMAWMEGHDHGGGGGEVPDTMPGLASSEEMVSLEEATGEEAELLFLELMIAHHKGGIEMAEAEVELGQEDLVTDFAQGMADSQLKEIDLMEGMIDQRRDGASGD
- a CDS encoding thiamine-phosphate kinase, whose translation is MRNTIGGLGEFALIARVTSQFPTTDDVILGPGDDAAVVASPDGRTVATTDLLVEGRHFRREWSTARDVGHRAVAQNFADVAAMGARPTGLLIGFAAPADLPVPWAEEFTAGVRDECAVAGGAVVGGDMVGSDTLTIAVTALGDLQGRAPVRRDGARPGDVVAYTGHLGLSAAGLALLEQGIDGPAECLSEHRRPSPPYARGAEAARLGATAMLDVSDGLAQDLGHVCRASGVRIDLEGEALRPEPALVEAVRVLGAGADTAERAARDLMVAGGEDHALAAVFPPHTVLPAHWSRVGTVARTTGENAEENTIPVTVDGRVPPRGGWDHFRR
- the rsmD gene encoding 16S rRNA (guanine(966)-N(2))-methyltransferase RsmD — its product is MTRIIAGTAGGRRISVPEGRNTRPTSDRAREALFSSVQSDLGSLDGARVMDLYAGSGAIGLEALSRGAAHALLVEADRRAAQVLRDNIQTLGLPGARLVADRVERVVGADNTGDPYDVVVADPPYAVTDAEVAGVLADLVGRGWLAEDAVVVVERSKRGAEPSWPEGLERDRSRGYGEAVLWYARPSPTTTLT
- a CDS encoding DUF3105 domain-containing protein, coding for MAKKKTAEERRRRAAELKAQRLKEERRRKILTTTGITTAVVLVVGLIGFLVFMEFRSRTISGVEEYEVGSYVHVDTGQRVNYEQSPPVGGDHWNAWQNCGVYTEPVTHEFAVHSLEHGAVWINYRPDLPEDQVQTLTDMYSSGDYLVISPYAGELDAPIVASSWGRQITAESADDENLQRFVRLYERGTDVPEPGAACSGGVAENAEEVDAMLGSGAGVDAETMEGPEGGDAGAEEGTGDEASDAPSDAAEDEPSAEESAGAEN
- a CDS encoding YceD family protein, which gives rise to MVDTRQLGRQPGSMRTVNRIVTVPEAFATAMAAVPEGSEVELDLRLEAVMEGVLVTGTARGQLTAECSRCLDPISEGVEAGFQELYRYSADDEAAVTGEDADDEDEDYYLEGDLLDLGPVVRDAVVLALPLTPLCGPDCPGLCSECGAKIAEAGPDHGHGDNIDPRWEALREIADDPGER
- the coaD gene encoding pantetheine-phosphate adenylyltransferase, with translation MRRVVCPGSFDPVTYGHIDIIGRAAKQYDEVVAAVLNNVNKRGLFTVPEKLDMLREGASGFDNVRVSEFDGLLVDFCRSNGIETIVRSLRSVSDFDYELQIAQMNYQLSGVETVFMTANPQYSFLSSSLVREIAQHRGDVSSLVTPYVQERLREKYEQKRSEGL
- the rpmF gene encoding 50S ribosomal protein L32, giving the protein MAVPKRKMSRSNTRTRRSQWKASRPVLVNCPRCRDPKQPHIACPTCGTYNNRQVTNPA
- a CDS encoding DUF3515 domain-containing protein, with product MLSRFACAGVVAALALVATGCGAQTVRMQPPEADAATAEVCADLVAALPDTLLGAERAQVRPDSELTAAWGDPPIGLRCGVERPVTLTSTSYLQEVNGVPWLPQPEDAPTMYTAIGHEAYVELSIPAAHGVPAAALSTVSDLIVEHVPALPEGEL